A genomic stretch from Enterobacter dykesii includes:
- the citE gene encoding citrate (pro-3S)-lyase subunit beta, with protein MSKLRRSMLFLPGANAAMLSTAFIYRPDSIMFDLEDAVALREKDTARMLVFHALQHPMYQDIETVVRINPLSTPFGLLDLEAAVRAGVDVIRLPKTDTPDDIYELEGHLERIEQECGREVGSTRVMAAIESAIGVINAVAIARSSPRLIGIALAAFDYVMDMQTERGDGTELFYARCAVLHAARAAGIDAFDVVWSDVNDEAGFLREVDLIRKMGFNGKSLINPRQIDLLHNAYAPTQEEVDHAKRVIEAAEEGERNGLGVVSLNGKMVDAPIINHAQVVLERAAASGVRR; from the coding sequence ATGAGCAAACTCCGCCGCAGTATGCTGTTCCTGCCGGGCGCTAACGCCGCCATGCTTTCCACCGCATTTATCTACCGTCCTGACTCCATCATGTTTGATCTTGAGGACGCCGTTGCCCTGCGCGAGAAGGATACCGCGCGCATGCTGGTGTTCCACGCCCTGCAGCACCCGATGTATCAGGATATTGAAACCGTGGTGCGCATTAACCCGCTCAGCACGCCGTTTGGCCTGCTGGATCTGGAGGCCGCCGTGCGGGCCGGCGTGGACGTGATCCGCCTGCCGAAAACCGACACGCCGGACGATATCTACGAGCTGGAAGGCCACCTCGAACGCATTGAGCAGGAGTGCGGCCGCGAGGTCGGCTCCACCCGCGTGATGGCGGCGATTGAATCGGCCATTGGCGTCATCAACGCCGTGGCGATTGCCCGCAGCTCTCCGCGCCTCATCGGGATTGCGCTGGCCGCCTTTGACTACGTGATGGACATGCAGACCGAGCGCGGCGACGGCACCGAGCTGTTCTACGCCCGCTGCGCCGTGCTGCACGCCGCCCGCGCGGCGGGTATCGACGCCTTCGACGTAGTGTGGTCAGACGTTAACGACGAGGCCGGGTTCCTGCGCGAGGTCGATCTGATCCGCAAGATGGGCTTTAACGGCAAATCGCTGATTAACCCGCGCCAGATTGACCTGCTGCACAACGCCTACGCCCCGACTCAGGAAGAGGTGGATCACGCCAAAAGGGTGATTGAGGCTGCAGAAGAGGGCGAGCGTAACGGCCTGGGCGTGGTGTCGCTTAACGGCAAAATGGTGGATGCACCGATTATTAACCATGCGCAGGTGGTGCTGGAGCGCGCGGCGGCCTCCGGCGTGCGTCGGTAA
- a CDS encoding DUF2884 domain-containing protein, with product MRKTLLAVALMATGFTAHADYQCSVTPRDDVVLSPQTVQVKGENGNLVITPDGNVTFNGKPQNLTAAQREQAKDYQAELRTALPWINDGALTRVEKSRVALDKIITKEVGESSNMRTRLTKLDKQLKEQMNRIIETRSDGLTFHYKAIDQVRADGQQLVNQAMGGILQDSINEMGAKAVLKGGGNPLQGVLGSLGGLQTSIQNEWKNQEDDFQQFGKDVCKRVVSLEDSRKALVGTLK from the coding sequence ATGCGCAAAACGTTGCTGGCTGTTGCTTTGATGGCAACCGGATTCACCGCCCATGCGGATTATCAATGTAGCGTCACCCCGCGTGATGACGTGGTGTTAAGCCCGCAGACCGTGCAGGTCAAAGGCGAGAACGGCAATCTGGTGATTACGCCGGATGGTAACGTGACGTTTAACGGCAAGCCGCAAAACCTGACTGCCGCGCAGCGCGAGCAGGCGAAGGATTATCAGGCTGAGCTGCGTACCGCACTGCCGTGGATTAACGACGGCGCGCTGACCCGCGTTGAGAAAAGCCGCGTCGCGCTGGATAAGATCATCACCAAAGAGGTGGGGGAGAGCAGCAATATGCGCACCCGCCTGACGAAGCTCGATAAGCAGCTTAAAGAGCAGATGAACCGCATTATCGAGACGCGCTCCGACGGCCTGACGTTCCACTACAAGGCGATCGATCAGGTCCGCGCTGACGGGCAGCAACTGGTGAACCAGGCAATGGGCGGCATTCTTCAGGACAGCATCAACGAGATGGGCGCCAAAGCGGTTCTGAAAGGCGGCGGTAACCCGCTGCAGGGCGTGCTGGGCAGTCTGGGCGGCCTGCAGACCTCCATTCAGAACGAGTGGAAGAACCAGGAAGATGATTTCCAGCAGTTCGGCAAAGACGTGTGTAAACGCGTGGTGTCGCTGGAAGATAGCCGGAAGGCGCTGGTGGGGACGCTGAAGTAA
- the citX gene encoding citrate lyase holo-[acyl-carrier protein] synthase: MTIATPVRAGVSLDELLAAKDRRAARQADWLTHYQQPVISLTLVTPGEIKDSLRYRNTMGVALQMCDQLLWENRWPVLDRQVLWLPTGPEALWCVAHPAVEIKAHCAELEQTHPLGRLWDLDVICPQHGHVGRQSLGTNLRRCLICDEPAHACSRSRNHPLEQVVSRVEKTIDDWFARD, encoded by the coding sequence ATGACAATAGCGACACCCGTGCGGGCGGGTGTCAGCCTGGACGAACTGCTGGCGGCGAAAGATCGCCGCGCGGCGCGCCAGGCTGACTGGCTTACGCACTATCAACAACCGGTGATCTCCCTAACGCTGGTCACGCCAGGGGAAATCAAAGACAGCCTGCGCTATCGCAATACCATGGGCGTGGCGCTGCAGATGTGCGACCAGCTGCTGTGGGAAAACCGCTGGCCGGTGCTGGACCGCCAGGTGCTGTGGCTCCCTACCGGGCCAGAAGCCCTGTGGTGCGTGGCCCATCCCGCGGTGGAAATCAAAGCGCACTGCGCGGAGCTGGAGCAGACGCACCCACTCGGCAGGCTGTGGGATCTGGACGTGATCTGCCCACAGCACGGCCACGTCGGGCGTCAGTCGCTGGGGACGAATCTCAGACGCTGCCTAATCTGCGACGAACCCGCTCATGCCTGTTCCCGTTCGCGCAATCACCCCCTTGAGCAGGTGGTTTCCCGCGTGGAGAAGACGATCGATGACTGGTTTGCTCGCGACTAA
- the citG gene encoding triphosphoribosyl-dephospho-CoA synthase CitG, giving the protein MTGLLATKPRPVDVPALAEAALWQELELTPKPGLVDKLNNGSHRDMNHALFVRSIAAITPWFSRFAELGNAHADKPAAGQLRIIRPMGMACEQAMYAATNGVNTHKGGIFALGLLCFTAGRVKNISADSLCCEVSNICSGLVSRELAARGGQATAGERQFHLYGLTGARGEAESGFATARRALAQWNGQSLHGLLLRLMAVNQDSNLVSRGGIEGLRYVQGYARELLANGWDREALLKMDKALIERNLSPGGSADLLSVGWVLSKLPLS; this is encoded by the coding sequence ATGACTGGTTTGCTCGCGACTAAACCGCGCCCGGTTGATGTGCCCGCGCTTGCCGAAGCGGCGCTGTGGCAGGAGCTTGAGCTGACGCCCAAGCCGGGGCTGGTGGACAAGCTCAATAACGGTTCCCATCGCGATATGAACCACGCGCTGTTCGTCCGCAGCATCGCGGCGATTACGCCGTGGTTTTCGCGCTTTGCTGAACTCGGTAACGCGCATGCGGATAAACCTGCCGCCGGGCAGCTTCGAATTATCCGCCCGATGGGGATGGCCTGTGAACAGGCGATGTATGCCGCGACGAACGGAGTGAACACCCACAAGGGCGGGATTTTTGCCCTGGGTTTACTGTGCTTCACCGCCGGGCGTGTGAAAAATATCTCCGCAGACAGCCTCTGCTGTGAGGTGAGTAACATCTGCAGCGGGCTGGTGTCGCGTGAGCTGGCCGCGCGCGGCGGACAGGCGACTGCGGGCGAGCGGCAGTTTCATCTGTACGGCTTAACCGGGGCGCGCGGCGAGGCTGAGAGCGGCTTTGCGACGGCGCGTAGGGCGCTGGCGCAGTGGAACGGACAGTCTCTTCACGGCCTGCTGTTACGCCTGATGGCGGTCAATCAGGACAGTAATCTCGTGTCGCGAGGCGGCATTGAAGGGCTGCGCTACGTTCAGGGCTATGCGCGGGAATTACTGGCTAACGGCTGGGATCGCGAGGCGCTGCTTAAGATGGATAAAGCATTGATTGAGCGTAATCTGAGCCCGGGCGGCAGCGCGGATTTGCTGTCGGTGGGGTGGGTGCTGTCGAAATTACCCCTCTCCTGA
- the citF gene encoding citrate lyase subunit alpha, translating to MNQTELLHVNFPHLRDLKPFDTAHSTTPWLADSDAKHSRKLCASVEEAVKRCGLQDGMTISFHHAFREGDRVINTVVALLARMGFKNLTLASSSLMTCNDALIEHIESGVITRIYTSGMRGRLADAISHGLMDEPVQIHSHGGRVKLLQDGELNIDVAFLGVPCSDEFGNANGTHGKSCCGSLGYAMVDAHFARKVVLLTEELVPFPNMPASLVQDQVDYIVQVESVGDPAKISVGAARVTSNPRELMIARYAADVIEHSGYFKPGFSMQTGSGAAATACTRFMEEKMERSGVKARFALGGITGSLVDLHEKGLIEKLLDTQCFDGQAAASLARNPNHVEISTNVYANPGSKAASCDQLDVVILSALEIDVDFNVNVITGSDGVMRGASGGHCDVAAAANLTIVVAPLLRSRIPTVVKHVTTRLTPGESIDVLVTDHGIAVNPARPEIRERLLEAGLKVVDISALYERAISLTGVPKPIEFTDKIVGVIRYRDGSVIDTVRQVKE from the coding sequence ATGAATCAGACTGAACTTCTTCACGTGAATTTTCCCCATCTGCGGGACTTAAAACCCTTTGATACCGCCCACAGCACTACGCCGTGGCTGGCGGACAGCGACGCGAAGCACAGCCGCAAGCTCTGCGCCTCTGTGGAAGAGGCGGTTAAGCGCTGCGGCCTGCAGGACGGGATGACCATCTCCTTCCACCATGCGTTTCGCGAAGGCGACCGGGTGATCAACACCGTTGTGGCGCTGCTGGCGCGCATGGGCTTCAAAAACCTGACGCTGGCCTCCAGCTCGCTGATGACCTGCAACGACGCGCTGATCGAGCATATTGAAAGCGGCGTCATCACCCGGATTTACACCTCGGGCATGCGCGGCAGGCTGGCGGATGCCATCTCCCACGGCCTGATGGACGAGCCGGTGCAAATTCACTCCCACGGCGGGCGAGTGAAGCTGCTCCAGGACGGCGAGCTGAATATCGACGTGGCGTTTCTCGGCGTGCCGTGCAGCGATGAGTTTGGCAACGCCAACGGGACGCACGGTAAATCGTGCTGCGGGTCCCTGGGCTACGCGATGGTGGACGCCCACTTTGCCCGTAAGGTAGTGCTGCTGACTGAAGAACTGGTGCCGTTTCCGAATATGCCCGCCAGCCTGGTGCAGGACCAGGTGGACTACATCGTGCAGGTTGAAAGCGTGGGCGACCCGGCGAAAATCAGCGTCGGCGCGGCGCGCGTCACCAGCAACCCGCGCGAGCTGATGATCGCCCGCTATGCGGCGGACGTGATTGAACACTCCGGCTACTTCAAACCGGGCTTCTCGATGCAGACCGGCTCCGGCGCGGCGGCGACCGCCTGCACGCGCTTTATGGAAGAGAAGATGGAGCGCAGCGGCGTGAAGGCGCGCTTTGCGCTCGGCGGCATCACCGGTAGCCTGGTGGATCTGCACGAGAAGGGGCTCATCGAAAAGCTGCTCGATACCCAGTGCTTTGATGGCCAGGCGGCGGCTTCTCTGGCGCGCAACCCGAACCACGTGGAGATCTCCACCAACGTCTACGCCAACCCCGGCAGCAAGGCGGCAAGCTGCGACCAGCTCGACGTGGTGATCCTCAGCGCGCTGGAAATCGACGTCGATTTCAACGTCAACGTTATCACCGGCTCCGACGGCGTGATGCGCGGCGCGTCCGGCGGACACTGCGACGTGGCCGCCGCGGCAAACCTGACCATCGTCGTAGCGCCGCTGCTGCGCAGCCGCATTCCAACGGTCGTGAAGCATGTCACCACGCGCCTCACGCCGGGCGAAAGCATCGACGTGCTGGTCACCGACCACGGCATTGCGGTCAACCCGGCGCGCCCGGAGATCCGCGAGCGCCTGCTGGAGGCCGGGCTCAAAGTTGTGGATATCAGCGCGCTTTACGAGCGGGCGATTTCCCTGACCGGCGTACCGAAACCGATTGAATTTACCGACAAAATCGTCGGGGTGATCCGCTACCGCGACGGCAGCGTGATCGATACCGTGCGACAGGTAAAGGAGTAG
- a CDS encoding YggL family protein: protein MAKNRSRRLRKKMHIEEFQEVGFSVAWRFPEGTSVEQIDQDVDAFINDVIEPNKLAFDGSGYLAWEGLICTQEVGKCTEEHQALVRKWLEDHKLEDVRVSELFDVWWD, encoded by the coding sequence ATGGCAAAGAATCGTAGCCGTCGTCTGCGTAAAAAGATGCACATCGAAGAATTCCAGGAAGTGGGTTTCTCCGTTGCGTGGCGTTTCCCGGAAGGCACCAGTGTAGAACAGATCGATCAGGACGTGGATGCTTTCATCAATGACGTGATTGAGCCAAACAAGCTGGCCTTCGACGGTAGCGGTTACCTGGCCTGGGAAGGTCTGATCTGCACCCAGGAAGTGGGTAAATGCACCGAAGAACATCAGGCGCTGGTACGTAAATGGCTTGAAGACCACAAGCTCGAAGATGTCCGCGTCAGCGAACTTTTCGACGTTTGGTGGGACTAA
- the mutY gene encoding A/G-specific adenine glycosylase, with protein MQASQFSAQVLDWYDKYGRKTLPWQIEKTPYKVWLSEVMLQQTQVATVIPYFERFMARFPKVTDLANAPLDEVLHLWTGLGYYARARNLHKAAQQVATRHNGKFPETFDEVADLPGVGRSTAGAILSLSLGKHFPILDGNVKRVLARCYAVDGWPGKKDVEKRLWEISEAVTPANGVERFNQAMMDLGALVCTRSKPKCELCPVNNLCVAYANHSWAQYPGKKPKQTLPERTGYMLLMQHGDQVFLAQRPPSGLWGGLYCFPQFEDEDLLREWLKQRGIAADNLTQLTAFRHTFSHFHLDIVPMWLPVSSFASCMDEGTALWYNLAQPPSVGLAAPVERLLQQLRAGAMV; from the coding sequence ATGCAAGCCTCTCAATTTTCAGCCCAGGTGCTGGACTGGTACGACAAATACGGGCGTAAAACCCTGCCCTGGCAAATTGAAAAAACGCCTTACAAAGTATGGCTCTCCGAGGTGATGTTGCAACAAACGCAGGTCGCTACGGTGATCCCTTACTTCGAGCGTTTTATGGCGCGCTTCCCGAAGGTGACCGATCTGGCCAACGCCCCGCTGGACGAGGTCCTGCACCTGTGGACCGGTCTTGGCTATTACGCCCGGGCGCGTAACCTTCACAAGGCCGCACAGCAGGTTGCGACGCGCCACAACGGGAAATTCCCGGAAACCTTCGACGAGGTGGCGGACTTGCCCGGCGTCGGACGTTCAACCGCAGGCGCCATTCTCTCCCTGTCTTTAGGCAAGCATTTCCCGATTCTCGACGGCAACGTGAAGCGCGTGCTGGCACGCTGCTACGCCGTCGACGGCTGGCCGGGGAAGAAGGACGTTGAGAAACGTCTTTGGGAAATAAGTGAAGCGGTCACCCCGGCTAACGGCGTCGAGCGTTTCAACCAGGCGATGATGGATCTCGGCGCGTTGGTCTGCACGCGCTCAAAACCAAAATGCGAACTCTGCCCGGTGAATAATCTCTGCGTGGCGTATGCCAACCATTCATGGGCGCAATATCCGGGTAAGAAACCCAAACAGACGCTACCGGAGCGCACCGGCTATATGCTGCTGATGCAGCACGGCGACCAGGTCTTCCTCGCCCAGCGTCCGCCGAGCGGTCTGTGGGGTGGTCTATACTGCTTCCCACAGTTTGAAGATGAAGATTTGCTGCGTGAATGGCTTAAACAGCGCGGGATTGCTGCCGATAACCTGACGCAGCTGACCGCGTTTCGCCATACGTTCAGCCATTTCCACCTGGATATTGTACCCATGTGGCTTCCCGTGTCGTCATTTGCCTCGTGCATGGATGAAGGCACCGCTCTCTGGTATAACTTAGCGCAACCGCCATCAGTCGGACTGGCGGCTCCCGTGGAGCGCCTGTTACAACAATTACGTGCCGGTGCAATGGTTTAG
- a CDS encoding nucleoside permease, with protein MNLKLQLKILSFLQFCLWGSWLTTLGSYMFVTLKFDGASIGAVYSSLGIAAVFMPTLLGIVADKWLSAKWLYMLCHLVGAGTLFMAAQVTTPGAMFMVILLNSLAYMPTLGLINTISYYRLKSADMDIVTDFPPIRIWGTIGFIMAMWGVSFAGFELSHMQLYIGAALSVVLAIFTLTLPTIPVSNQQKNQSWSTMLGLDAFALFKNKRMAIFFIFSMLLGAELQITNMFGNTFLHSFDNNPLFSGSFIVEHASVMMSISQISETLFILTIPFFLSRYGIKNVMLISIAAWMLRFGLFAYGDPSPFGTVLLVLSMIVYGCAFDFFNISGSVFVEKEVKPEIRASAQGMFLMMTNGFGCILGGVVSGKVVEMYTTNGITNWQPVWLIFAAYSLVLFFAFIALFKYKHVRVPNGAQPVAH; from the coding sequence ATGAACCTTAAGCTGCAGCTTAAAATTTTGTCGTTTCTGCAGTTCTGCCTGTGGGGTAGCTGGCTGACTACACTCGGCTCCTATATGTTTGTGACGCTCAAGTTCGATGGTGCGTCAATCGGTGCCGTTTACAGCTCGCTCGGTATTGCGGCTGTCTTCATGCCAACGTTGCTGGGCATCGTGGCAGATAAATGGTTGAGTGCGAAATGGCTGTACATGCTTTGCCATCTGGTGGGCGCGGGGACGCTGTTTATGGCAGCCCAGGTGACCACGCCAGGGGCGATGTTCATGGTGATCCTGCTTAACTCGCTGGCCTATATGCCAACGCTTGGCCTGATCAACACCATCTCCTACTACCGCCTGAAGTCTGCGGATATGGATATCGTGACCGATTTCCCGCCAATCCGTATCTGGGGCACCATCGGCTTTATCATGGCGATGTGGGGCGTGAGCTTCGCAGGCTTCGAACTGAGCCATATGCAGCTCTATATCGGTGCGGCGCTTTCCGTGGTGCTGGCGATCTTCACCCTGACGCTGCCAACCATTCCGGTTTCTAACCAGCAAAAAAACCAGAGCTGGAGCACCATGCTTGGCCTGGACGCCTTCGCGCTGTTTAAAAACAAACGCATGGCGATCTTCTTCATCTTCTCCATGCTGCTGGGCGCGGAGCTGCAGATCACCAACATGTTCGGCAACACCTTCCTGCACAGCTTCGATAACAACCCGCTGTTCTCCGGCAGCTTTATCGTTGAACATGCGTCGGTGATGATGTCCATCTCTCAGATCTCTGAGACGCTGTTCATTCTGACCATCCCGTTCTTCCTGAGCCGCTACGGCATTAAAAACGTCATGCTGATCAGTATCGCGGCGTGGATGTTGCGATTCGGCCTGTTCGCCTACGGCGACCCAAGCCCGTTCGGTACCGTGCTGCTGGTGCTGTCGATGATCGTTTACGGCTGCGCCTTCGACTTCTTCAATATCTCTGGTTCGGTGTTTGTGGAAAAAGAGGTGAAGCCTGAAATCCGCGCCAGCGCGCAGGGTATGTTCCTGATGATGACCAACGGCTTCGGCTGTATTCTGGGCGGCGTGGTAAGCGGTAAAGTCGTTGAGATGTACACCACCAATGGCATTACCAACTGGCAGCCTGTGTGGCTGATCTTCGCCGCATACTCGCTGGTGCTGTTCTTCGCGTTCATCGCGCTGTTCAAGTACAAGCATGTACGCGTGCCGAATGGTGCACAGCCAGTCGCACATTAA
- a CDS encoding IS481 family transposase: protein MPWDARDTMSLRTEFVLFASQDGANIRSLCRRFGISPATGYKWLQRWAQEGPSGLQDRPRIPHHSPNRSSDDITALLRMAHDRHERWGARKIKRWLEDQGHRMPAFSTVHSLMARHGLLPGASPGIPATGRFEHDAPNRLWQMDFKGHFPFGGGRCHPLTLLDDHSRFSLCLAPCTDERRETVQQQLVSVFERYGLPDRMTMDNGSPWGDTTGTWTALELWLMRHGIRVGHSRPYHPQTQGKLERFHRSLKAEVLQGKWFANEGELQRAFDHWRTVYNLERPHEALDMAVPGSRYQPSARQYSGNTTPPEYDEGVMVRKVDISGKLSVKGVSLSAGKAFRGERVGLKEMQEDGSYEVWWYSTKVGVIDLKKKSITMGKGC from the coding sequence ATGCCCTGGGATGCGAGAGATACCATGTCATTACGTACTGAGTTTGTTTTGTTCGCCTCGCAGGACGGGGCGAACATCCGTTCCCTCTGCCGTCGCTTCGGCATTTCACCTGCCACCGGCTACAAGTGGCTTCAGCGCTGGGCTCAGGAAGGCCCGTCCGGCCTTCAGGACCGGCCCCGCATACCCCACCATTCCCCGAACCGCTCATCTGACGACATCACTGCCCTGCTGCGCATGGCCCATGACCGCCATGAACGCTGGGGAGCCCGCAAGATTAAGCGCTGGCTCGAAGACCAGGGGCACCGCATGCCCGCCTTCAGCACCGTCCATAGCCTGATGGCCCGCCATGGTCTGCTGCCGGGCGCTTCACCGGGCATACCCGCCACGGGACGGTTCGAACACGACGCGCCGAACCGCCTCTGGCAGATGGATTTTAAGGGCCACTTTCCCTTTGGCGGCGGCCGCTGCCATCCGCTCACCCTGCTGGACGACCACTCCCGTTTTTCCCTGTGCCTGGCGCCCTGTACCGATGAACGGCGCGAGACCGTGCAGCAGCAGCTGGTCAGCGTGTTTGAACGTTACGGCCTGCCGGACCGGATGACAATGGACAACGGCTCACCGTGGGGCGACACCACCGGTACCTGGACGGCGCTGGAGCTGTGGCTGATGCGCCACGGTATCCGGGTGGGCCATTCCCGGCCTTATCATCCGCAGACGCAGGGCAAGCTGGAGCGTTTTCACCGCAGCCTGAAGGCGGAAGTGCTGCAGGGGAAGTGGTTCGCGAACGAGGGCGAACTGCAGCGTGCCTTCGACCACTGGCGGACGGTGTACAACCTTGAACGCCCGCACGAGGCGCTGGATATGGCGGTACCGGGCTCGCGGTATCAGCCGTCAGCGCGGCAGTACAGCGGCAACACAACGCCCCCGGAATACGACGAGGGCGTGATGGTAAGGAAAGTGGATATCAGCGGAAAGCTGAGCGTGAAAGGGGTAAGTCTGAGCGCAGGCAAGGCGTTCAGGGGAGAACGGGTCGGGCTGAAGGAAATGCAGGAAGACGGCAGCTATGAGGTGTGGTGGTACAGCACGAAAGTGGGGGTGATCGACCTGAAGAAAAAGTCGATCACCATGGGTAAAGGATGTTAA
- a CDS encoding oxidative damage protection protein: MARTIFCTFLQRDAEGQDFQLYPGELGKRIYNEISKEAWGQWQKKQTMLINEKKLSMMNPEHRKLLEQEMVSFLFEGKDVHIEGYTPPEK, translated from the coding sequence ATGGCCAGAACGATTTTTTGTACTTTCCTGCAGCGTGACGCTGAAGGCCAGGATTTCCAGCTTTATCCGGGCGAGCTGGGTAAACGCATCTACAATGAAATCTCCAAAGAAGCCTGGGGACAGTGGCAGAAAAAGCAGACCATGCTGATCAACGAGAAAAAACTCAGCATGATGAACCCGGAACACCGCAAGCTGCTGGAGCAGGAGATGGTGAGCTTCCTGTTCGAAGGTAAAGACGTGCACATCGAAGGCTATACGCCACCGGAAAAATAA
- the mltC gene encoding membrane-bound lytic murein transglycosylase MltC — MKKLLALALVAPLLVSCSSKKGEDYNEAWIKDTNGFDILMGQFAHNIENIWGFNEVLIAGPKDYVKYTDAYQTRSHINFDEGTITIETIAGTDPAARLRQAIVKTLLMGDDPGSIDLYSDADDITISKEPFLYGQVVDQTGQPIRWEGRATKFADYLLQTRLKSRSNGLKIIYSVTINLVPNHLDKRAHKYIGMVRQASRKYGVDESLILAIMQTESSFNPYAVSRSDALGLMQVVQHSAGKDVFRAQGKSGTPSRSYLFDPQSNIDTGTAYLAMLNNVYLGGIDNPTSRRYAVITAYNGGAGSVLRVFSNDKVQAANIINSMAPGDVYSTLTTRHPSAESRRYLYKVNTAQKNYRRR, encoded by the coding sequence ATGAAAAAACTTTTAGCGCTAGCCCTTGTTGCGCCGTTGCTTGTCTCGTGTTCGTCAAAAAAAGGCGAAGATTACAACGAAGCCTGGATCAAGGACACCAACGGTTTTGACATTTTGATGGGGCAGTTTGCCCACAACATCGAGAACATATGGGGATTTAACGAAGTTCTTATTGCCGGACCAAAGGACTACGTTAAGTACACCGACGCCTATCAGACCCGTAGCCACATCAACTTTGATGAGGGGACGATCACGATTGAGACCATCGCAGGCACCGACCCTGCGGCGCGACTGCGTCAGGCGATCGTCAAAACCCTGCTGATGGGTGACGATCCGGGATCTATCGATCTCTACTCCGATGCCGACGATATCACTATCTCGAAAGAGCCGTTCCTGTACGGCCAGGTCGTCGATCAGACCGGTCAGCCGATCCGCTGGGAAGGTCGCGCCACGAAATTTGCCGACTACCTGCTGCAGACGCGCCTGAAAAGCCGCTCTAACGGTCTGAAGATTATCTATAGCGTCACCATCAACCTTGTCCCGAACCACCTCGACAAGCGTGCGCATAAGTACATTGGGATGGTGCGTCAGGCCTCACGCAAATACGGCGTGGATGAGTCGCTGATCCTGGCGATTATGCAGACCGAATCCTCGTTCAACCCGTACGCGGTAAGCCGTTCCGACGCCCTGGGGCTGATGCAGGTTGTGCAGCACAGCGCCGGGAAAGACGTCTTCCGCGCGCAGGGGAAATCCGGCACGCCGAGCCGCAGCTATCTGTTCGATCCGCAGAGCAACATTGATACCGGCACGGCCTACCTGGCGATGCTGAACAATGTGTACCTGGGCGGAATTGATAACCCAACGTCGCGCCGCTATGCGGTGATCACCGCCTATAACGGCGGTGCGGGCAGCGTGCTTCGCGTCTTCTCAAATGACAAAGTGCAGGCCGCGAACATCATCAACAGCATGGCGCCGGGGGATGTCTACTCTACCCTCACCACCCGCCACCCGTCTGCGGAATCCCGCCGCTATCTGTATAAGGTGAATACGGCGCAGAAGAACTATCGTCGCCGCTAA
- the trmB gene encoding tRNA (guanosine(46)-N7)-methyltransferase TrmB codes for MKNDVISPEFDENGRPLRRIRSFVRRQGRLTKGQQHALDNYWPVMGVEFSEQPLDFTELFGREAPVTLEIGFGMGTSLVAMAKARPEQNFLGIEVHSPGVGACLATAHEEGVENLRVMCHDAVEVLHKMIPDNSLTMVQLFFPDPWHKARHNKRRIVQAPFAELVKSKLKLGGVFHMATDWEPYAEHMLEVMSSLDGYKNQSESNDYVPRPESRPVTKFEQRGHRLGHGVWDLMFERVK; via the coding sequence ATGAAAAACGACGTCATTTCACCGGAATTTGATGAAAACGGTCGCCCGCTGCGCCGTATTCGCAGCTTTGTCCGCCGTCAGGGTCGCCTGACAAAAGGGCAGCAACATGCGCTGGACAACTACTGGCCGGTGATGGGCGTTGAGTTCAGCGAGCAGCCTCTGGACTTTACCGAACTGTTCGGCCGCGAAGCACCCGTCACGCTGGAGATCGGGTTTGGTATGGGCACCTCGCTGGTGGCCATGGCGAAAGCGCGACCGGAGCAGAACTTCCTCGGTATCGAAGTCCACTCCCCGGGCGTGGGTGCATGCCTGGCAACGGCTCATGAAGAGGGCGTAGAGAACCTGCGCGTGATGTGTCACGACGCGGTGGAAGTGCTGCATAAAATGATTCCTGACAATTCTTTAACCATGGTTCAGCTCTTTTTCCCTGACCCGTGGCACAAAGCACGTCATAATAAACGCCGTATCGTTCAGGCGCCGTTTGCCGAGCTGGTGAAAAGTAAGCTGAAGCTGGGCGGTGTCTTCCATATGGCGACCGACTGGGAACCGTATGCGGAACATATGCTGGAAGTGATGTCGTCGCTGGACGGGTATAAAAACCAGTCTGAGAGCAACGACTATGTACCGCGTCCGGAATCGCGTCCGGTAACGAAATTTGAACAGCGTGGCCATCGTCTTGGTCACGGTGTATGGGACTTAATGTTCGAGAGGGTGAAATAA